The DNA region ATCGTCGGCGCCGCGCGTGGTGTCGGCCTCGATCACGTAGCCCTCGTCCGCCAGGATGGGGACCAGCGACGGCGGGTATACGGCGCGTTCCAAATCCGGCGATACGAAGCCGGACACCAGCGTGCCGTGTATAGGCCGCACCGGCCACATGTGCGGCAGGTTGATGACCCGCGAGACCAGCCCGCGGGCGCCGAGGCGGTCGAAGATGGTGGGCGCGTCCACCTGACTCGCGTCGCCGATGGAAATCTCGTAGCTCGAAGCGTCGATGCGGGTGAAGCCGTACACGCCATGGGTCCCGGGACCGGCGGCCGTGGCGAAGGAGGTCCAGTTCACCGGCGAGAGCTCGGGCAGCTCGGCGTCCATGGCCCGCGCCTCGCTCGTGAGTCGGGCGATATTGTCGAAGCCGGGCAGCGCAGAAAGATGCTGCGCCATGCCCAAGGCCAGGCCGTCCAGGCCAAGGACCGCGCACCGCGGCCGCCCGCAGCCCCTGGAGCCGGGCGATATAATGTTCGTCGCGTTCATCTGTGTCCGCATGGGTATCAGGAGTGGGGCCCGGACGGAAGGGGCAGGTCCGGAGTACAGCCGCGGGGACCAGGGACACGCAGGCGCGCATCCACCGCGCATCACATCGCGAAAAGGCCTGATGGCAATAGACCCGGCCCCCGCGTTGACGCTCTCACCGCACGCTTGTATAGAATTTATGTAGATATCGGGTGAAATCCGGCAACCCTTCACCAGCGTGGTTTTTCATCATGGCCAGAAATGATTGCCGTGTCTATGTGGCGCTCCAGTACAGCCAGGAAATCTCCTATCACGAGCTGCACGAGGTGGAGCAGGAGCTCATCGTCGTCCTGCAGGACACGCTTATTGCCTGCGGCGCCGTGCATCTCGATTTCTGGGGATACGGCGACTCGCTTCAGTTCGACTTTTCCATGGAGCGTTTCGAAAAAGAGGCCCTGAAGGAGATGGCTCAGGAAATAGCCGGCCTGCTGCCTGCCGACGTCTCAGGCCGCCTGGTTGGCGTGGACAAGGCGTTGCGCCGCCTGGGCGTCTTCAACCTTACACCTGGCGAGGCCCGCGGCTCCATCCTGAACATCGCCGACATCCCGCTGGACGGTCTCTTCCCCCCACGCTCACCCCACGCACGCCCCAACTGATCCCCTCCCGCACGACTGCTCCCTAGACGCTATATCGCCCAGACGGACATGAGCCCGGAGCCCACTGCACCGGCCACGAGGCCCTCACTCACGAACTGACACTTCATGCCATTCTGTTTAGTGTCGTAGCATCCTATTTTTACGCGATTTTTTCTTTTTGTCGTTTACTGCGGAAACGTGAGGCAGTGACCCACCACACCTCGTTGACCTACTCTTTGCAACGAACGTAATACAATAAAACAGCGCAACCAGTACGCCCTTCCATCAGGGCGTTTCGCGCAGGCTCGTTCCCCAGGGCAAAAAAGGAGCAACAACCGGGATCACCTATGGATATCGAGAAAGAACGCCGACTTACCCTAGACAAATTTAAGGCGCTGCACAAAAAGGACTACCTCCCCGCAGCAATGCTCGACCTTCTTGAGAAGGTCGCAAATCTGCAGCTGGATGCCCGCGAGACAGTTCAGGTGCCAAAGCCCCACGAGGCCGAGCTGGCCGAGCCGGTTCGCCGTAGCCAGGGCGCACCGATTCTGCCGCGCGAGATGTTCCGGGTGGACAAGGAGAACGCCGGCGCGCTGTTCGAGGAGCTGCTGGAGCTGGCCTGCGCAGCCGAAGGACCTCTGGGCGAAGCCGCCGCTGTAATCCGCCAGGCCGTGGACGACGGCGCACTGGCCCCGCTGGACGCCATCGAAGCGTATCTGGCGCAGGACATCGAATTTTTCGCCGAGTGGGAGCCCAAGCTGGGCGATGCGCCGCGCACCCTCTCCTTTCTGGCCCAGGCGGCCACCACGCCCAGCGCCATCGCGCTCGGCGAGGTTCTGTCCGAACATCTGGACAGCTCGCGCACGTGGCTGCACGGCCACTGCCCGGTGTGCGGCAGCCTGCCTCTGGTGGCGGAGCTTCGCGACCGCGCTGGCCACAAGCACTGCACATGCTCCTTCTGCCGCACCGACTACCGGGTGCCGCGGCTGGGCTGCCTGTTCTGCGGCGAGACCGACCACAAGCAGCTCACCTTCCTGACCACCAAAGAGGAGCCGGGCTTCCGGCTGGACCTCTGCCACTCGTGCAAGACCTACCTGAAGACCCTGGACTTCCGCGAGCTCGACCGGCGGGCGTTGCCCCTGGTGGACGATCTGGACTCCATGGCCCTGGACATCCTTGCCGCCAAGGACCAATGGCGGCGCGCAACATTCTCGGGCTGGGGGTTCTAGATGGCGCAGCCGCAACACGCCGGACCGGTGAACACGCAGGACGCGCCACGCGGCCTGCGCACCAACACCTACCGTCAATATAAGGATGGGGAGTGGCGGACTATCGATGACGTCACCAGCCCTGAAGTGCAGGTGGAGCTGGTCTGGCCCGGCGCGCCGGTCCGCACGCTGTGGGCATACCCGCGGGATCTTTCGCGGCTGGCCCTGGGCCACGCCTTCCTGGAGCTTTGCGCCCCTGGCGAGATCCCCGCCATCGAACGCGAGGAGGAGCGCCGATTCACCCTGGCGCCTTCCTCCAGCGCCAAAGGGCAATCCGGCAACGGCACCGACATCCCCCAAAAATACCCGCTCACAATCCGGCACCTGCACGGCGACGAAATGGTCAGTCGGATGCAGGAGTTCATGGGCAGCGAGGGTCGTTGGAACTGGACCGGCTGTTTCCATCGCGCCGGCCTTTTCAACATCACGGACGGCACCTTCCTGGACATCGAGGAAGACATCGGCCGCCACAACTGCATTGACCGGCTAGCCGGCTGGTGCGTGCAGAACGGGCTCAACTGCCCGGCGCGCAAGTCCCTGGCGCTCTTCGTCTCGGCGCGTGTCACCGGCTCTCTGGCGGCCAAGATCGCCCGCGCCGGCTTCGGCTGCGTGGTCAGCCGCTCCGCCGTGACCGAGGCCGCAATCGCCACGGCGCGGTCCACGCCGTTCTCCCTGGCCGGGTTTGCCCGCGACAACCGCGTCACCATCTTCACGGACCCCAACAGCCGCTTCGAGCAGAGCACGCCATGATGCACGATTCGAGCACGCCGACGAAAAGCCCGGGCCTGACAGGCCTGGTGCTTGCCGGCGGACGCAGCCGGCGACTGGGGCGGGACAAGGTGGTCCTGCCGGTTTCCGGCCGCTGCATGCTCGAACACATGGTGGACCTTTTAGGGCCCGTATGCGACCGTGTCTGGGTTTCCGGACGGGACGCCGGGAGCGTAGGGCTGGGGGCGCCGCTGCACCTGGAGTGGGTGCCGGACGAGGTGACGGGCAAAGGGCCCCTTGCCGGAATCCTCACGGGCCTGCGCAAGGCGCGCGGTCCGGTGCTGGCCGTGGCCTGCGATCTCCCCCTGCTCGACCTCGCGACCCTGGAAAAACTTGTGGCCGCATGGCGAAACAAACCTGACAATCTGGTGATGACGACTTATCTGCAACAGGAGACCGGATTCATCGAGTCCCTGGTGGCCATATACGATCCGGCCGCCGAACCGCTCCTGGCCAATGCTCTGGAGCGTGGTCGGTGCAAGATATCCGCCGCCATACCTGAGCATCTGCGCTGTCACATCCCGTACTCGCTGAACGATTCGCAGGTCTTCTTCAACGTCAACTACCCGTCGGACCTCGCAGTGCTCCGGCGGCTCGGCCTCGTGGAAGAAACAGAACCATGACTACATCGCACCATCCCCGCGCCCTCACGGACAGTCACGGCAGGACCGTGAACTACATCCGCCTTTCCATCACCGACCGTTGCAACCTGCGCTGCTTCTACTGCCGCGCCGGAAAAGACACGCCCTTCATGTCTCACGACGAGATCCTGCGCTACGAAGAGCTGCTGGAGCTGATCGGCATTGCCGAGGAGATGGGCGTGCGCAAGGTACGCCTCACCGGGGGCGAGCCCCTGGTGCGCCGCGATTTCATGGACTTTTTCGAACGCGCCGTGACCGCGTATCCCAAGATGGATTTCCGGATGACCACCAACGGCGTGCTGCTCGCGCCGATCGCCCCGCGGCTCAAGGAGCTCGGCCTGCGCGCCGTGAACATCTCCCTGGACACGCTCGATCCCGGCCGTTTCAAGGAGATCACCGGCCTGGACGCATTCGGCGCCGTGTGGGAGGGCATTCAAGCGTGCATGGACGCCGGCATCCAGGTCAAGCTGAACGCTGTGGCCATGCGCGGCGTCAACGAGGCGGACCTGCCCGGATTCATCGAGCTGGCGCGCAACAACCCCGTGCACGTGCGCTTCATCGAGTTCATGCCCGTGGGCGGCGGCACCACCTGGGAGACGGACCGCTTCTGGTCGTCGGAGGACGTACTGAAAGAGGCAGGCAAGTACGCCGAACTCATCCCCATGCCCGGCCCGCCCAGAAACAGCAACTTTGACGAAGAGGCCGGCAACAGCCGCCCCTCCAAGCCGTACACCAGCGGCCCGGCGCGCATGTACCGCATCGAAGGCGGCCAGGGCGCCCTTGGCGTCATCTCCGCGCTGACCAACCACTTCTGCGACGCCTGCAACCGGCTGCGGATATCCTCGGACGGCCGTCTGCGCACCTGCCTGTTTTCGGACAAGGAGTACAAGCTGCGCCCTGCCCTGCGCCATCCCAAGCTCGGACGGGAGTCGGTGAAGAAGATCATCACCCAGTGCGGAGCCATCAAGCCTATCGGCCACGAGATCCTGAAACAGCTCACCAGGGAGCGCCGCGCCGTGTGCGACAAGAGGATGTCATCCATCGGCGGGTGACAACTATGACAGCGTTGACACAACAAAAAATCTCAAATATCTGTTCTGACACTGACAAAGTGGCAGAGATATGGACCTGGTTACTTACGAGCGCTTAATCCACACCGATAACTCGGCTCGCAAATACCTGTTGGGTTTTTGCTGGAAAAACCATCAACGCTTCTGTCCCCGCTGCCGCCACCGCAAGCTGTACCCCCTGTCCTCGGGCCGCCGACGCTGCGCCCGGTGCAAGTACACCTTCCATGATTTCACCCGCCGCTTTCTGAACATCGGCAACCTCTCCCCCCAGGAGTGGCTGCGGGTGATCAAGCTCTTCGAGCTGGAGGTGCCCCAGGCGGTCATCGCCTCGCAGACCGGTCTGGCGCCTAATACCGTGGCCAAGGCGCTGAACACCATCCGCCTGGCCATCGCGGCCCAGGCCCTGGACGCCACCCAACTCTACGAGGTCGGCTTGGGCACCGCGCTGCTCAAATCCCATGCCCAAACGCCTCCGGAGCACAAGGGACCGGGATGGCCCCCTGTCTTCGGCCTGGTGGAGCAAGGGGGCATGGCCTTCCTGGACATCCTGCCCGACCTCAACGTCGAATCGATCATCCACTTCAAGCGCAACTTCCGTCTGCGCACCGCCTCCCTCGGTTCGGTGGTCTACACCGACCGCTTCTCCCCGTACCTCTCCCTGCTGGTGAGCGGGCCGCAGGAGATCTGGCGCGACTGGCAGGGCAACCCCGTCACGCACCGGGACAAGGGCCTGACCGTGGACGCGACCCAGCAGTTCTGGCGATTCGCCAAGGAACGGCTGCGCCGCTACCGCGGCATCGCTCCCGAGCGCTTTCCGCTCTACCTCAAGGAGCTGGAATTCCGCTACAATCGGCGGGGAACAGACATTTTCGAAGAGGTCGCCAAGCTATTGTGTACATTTGTGCCTGACCTTGGGTGAGTACATCCCGCCCCCGATTGCGACATTCGGCTCTCTTCAGGATTATGCTTACATTAACATGTTCCGGAGCGTGTCACGCCTGGAACCCATGTGGAGCAACGATCCATGAGTGCCACCTACACAAACGTTCCCTTCTTCGGACTCGGTTTCGACATGCGCCCGGCTGTTGCCAGGGCCATGGCCACGACCGTGCGCAGGACGGAACCGGTCCACGTATGCGTCGCCCCGCAGCCGGCAGAGACGCCGGCCCCCTGGGGCTACTCGCTCATGATCGCGCTCTCGCGGGAAATCCGAGCTGGCTGAACACGCCACACTCACTCAACTTCGGAGGCGACAGATTATGGAATTCAACCGCAGGAAGTTCCTCCAGCTCTCGGCAGCGACCGCGGCCGTGGGAGCCTTCGGGGGGCTGGGCTTCAGCCTGACGCCTGCCACTGCGCGGGCCGAGCAGCTCAAGCTCAAAACCCGCGAAGCCAAAGAGACCACGTCGGTCTGCTGCTACTGCGCGGTGGGCTGCGGCCTCATCGTCCACACGGACACCAAGACAAAACGCGCCGTCAACGTGGAAGGCGACCCGGACCACCCGATCAACGAAGGGTCCCTGTGCGCCAAAGGCGCCTCCATCTATCAGCTGGGCGAAAACAAGGACCGCATCACCAAGCCCATGTACCGGGCGCCCAAGTCCGACAAGTGGGAAGAGAAGTCCTGGGACTGGATGATCACCGAGATCGCCAAGCGCGTGAAGCAGTCCCGCGATGAATCCTTCTCCGTGAAAAACGACAAGGGTGAGGTGGTCAACCGCACCAACGGCATCGCCTCTGTGGGCTCCGCCGCTCTCGACAACGAGGAGTGCTGGGTTTACCAGTCGTTCCTGCGATCCCTTGGCCTGGTGTACATAGAACATCAGGCACGTATTTGACACAGCGCCACTGTTGCGGCTCTGGCAGAGTCGTTCGGACGCGGCGCGATGACCAATCACTGGATCGACATCAAGAACAGTGATTGCATCTGGATAATCGGCAGCAACGCTGCAGAAAACCACCCCATCTCCTTCAAGTGGGTGACCCGGGCTCAGGAAAAGGGTGCGACCCTGATCCATATGGACCCGCGGTTCACCAGGACCTCGGCCAAGGCCGACCTCTACGGTTCCATGCGGTCCGGTTCGGACATCGCCATCCTCGGCGGCATGATGAACTACATCCTGGAGAACGACCTCTACTTCAAGGAATACCTGGCCAACTACACGAACGCATCGTTCCTGCTGGCAGACGGCTACTCCTTCAACGACGGCCTGTTCTCCGGGTACAATCCCAAGACCCATAAGTACGACAAGTCCACCTGGGCGTTCCAGAAGGACGATGAGGGCATTCCCAAGCAGGACCTTACGCTCAAGGATCCGGCCACGGTCTTCCAGCATCTGAAGAAGCACTACTCCCGCTACGATCTGGACACCGTGTGCAAGGTCTCCGGCGCGGACAAAACCGCCCTGGAAGAGATCTACAAGACCTACGCGGCCACGGGCAAACCGAACAAGTCCGGCACCATCATGTACGCCATGGGCCAGACCCAGCACACCACGGGCGTGCAGAACATCCGCGCCCTGGCCATGATCCAGCTCCTGCTGGGCAACATCGGCGTGGCCGGCGGCGGCATCAACGCGCTGCGTGGCGAGTCCAACGTGCAGGGCTCCACGGACCACTGCCTGCTGGTGCACATCCTGCCCGGCTACCTGGGCACGCCTCCGGCCTCCCAGCAGAGCTTTGCCGTGTACAACGAGAAGCACACCCCCACCACCAAGGACCCCAAGAGCGCCAACTGGTGGGGCAACTTCCCCAAGTACTCCGCGAGCCTGCTCAAGGCCATGTGGCCCAACCAGGACCTCGAAACCGGGTACTCCTATCTGCCCAAGCTTGAGGACGGCAAGAACTACACCTGGCTGTACATGTTCGACGCCATGAGCGCGGGCGAGTTCTCCGGCTTCTTCGCCTGGGGCCAGAACCCTGCCTGCGGCGGCGCCAACGCCAACAAGAACCGCCGGGCCATGGCCACCCTCAAGTGGATGGTCAACGTCAACATCTTCGACAACGAGACCGGCTCCTTCTGGAAGGGCCCGGAAATGAACCCCAAGGAGATCGACACCGAGGTCTTCTTCCTGCCCTGCGCGGTCTCCATCGAGAAAGAAGGCTCCATCACCAACTCCGGCCGCTGGATGCAATGGCGTTACGCCGGTCCGGAAAAGATGGGCGACACCCGCGCCGACGGCGACATGATCGTGGAGCTCACCAGGGCCATCCAGGAGCTCTACAAGAAGGAAGGCGGCGCCTTCCCGGATCCCATCGTCAACCTCGACACCTCCCTGTGGGAGAAGGACGGCGAGTTCGACGCCCACGGCGTGGCCAAGCTCATCAACGGCTACTTCCTCAAGGATGTGGAGATCAAAGGCAAGGTCTACAAGAAGGGCTCTCTGGTTCCCTCCTTCGCCTTCCTGCAGGACGACGGCTCCACCAGCTCCGGCAACTGGCTGTATTGCAACTCCTACACGGAGAAAGGCAACATGGCCGCCCGCCGCGACAAGACCCAGACCGACATGCAGTCCAACATCGGCCTGTATCCGAGCTGGTCGTGGTGCTGGCCGGTCAACCGCCGGATCATCTACAACCGCGCCTCCGTGAACCAGGAGGGCAAGCCCTACGCCCCGGAAAAGCCGGTTATCGAGTGGAACGGCGAGAAGTGGGTGGGCGACGTGCCCGATGGCGGCTGGGCTCCCGGCACCAAGTACCCCTTCATCATGAAGCCTTCGGGACACGCCCACGTCTTCGGCCCCGGCCGCAACGACGGTCCGTTCCCCGAGTACTACGAGCCGCTGGAGTGCCCCATCAACGAGCAGCCCTTCTCCGCGCAGCTGCACAACCCCACGGCCCTGCAGTTCTCCAAGGAGAAGAAGGCGGTCTGCGATCCGCGCTTCCCCTTCATCTGCTCCACCTACCGCGTTACCGAGCACTGGCAGTCCGGCGTTATGACGCGCTGGACCCCGTGGCTCCTGGAAGCGGAACCGCAGATGTTCGTGGAGATGAGCGAGGAGCTGGCCAAGCTGCGCGGCATCGCCAACGGCGAGAAGTGCATCGTGGAAAGCCTGCGCGGCTCCCTGTGGGCCATCGCAATCGTCACCAAGCGGCTCAAGCCCTACACGGTCATGGGCCAGACAATCCACCAGGTCGGTATTCCGTGGCACTTCGGCTGGGTGCACCCCAAGGATGGCGGCGATTCGGCCAACCTCCTCACGCCGTCCGTCGGTGATCCCAACACCGGCATTCCGGAAACCAAGGCCTTCATGGTCAACGTCAAGAAGGCGTAAGGGGGAGAATCATGCCGAAAGCCTTTTTCATAGACACGACAAAGTGCACGGCCTGCCGCGGTTGCCAGGTGGCCTGCAAGGAATGGCATAACAATCCTGCGACCGAGACGAAGCAGGTGGGCACCCACCAGAACCCGCAGGATCTCAACTACTCGACCTACAAGCTTGTCCGCTTTTCCGAAAAGGAAGTGGACAACAAGCTGCACTGGCTCTTCTTCGCAGATCAGTGCCGGCACTGCATCGTACCACCGTGCAAGGAAGTCGCGGACATGGATGTGGAAGGGGCCATTATCATCGACGAGGAAACCGGCTGCGTCTACTACACCGAGAAGACCGCCGAGCTCTCCGACCCCGAAGGTCCCATCATGGCCTGCCCGTACAACATCCCGCGCAAGGACCCGAACTCCAACCGTCTCGCCAAGTGCGACATGTGCCTGGACCGCGTGCAAAACGGCATGAAGCCCGCCTGCGTGCAGGTCTGCCCCACCGGCACCATGAACTTCGGCGACTACGAGGAGATGAAGGAGCTGGCGCAGAAGCGGCTGGCCGAGGTCAAGAAGACCAGGCCGGCGGCTGTTGTCGGCGATCCCGACTACCACCGCTGCTTCTACCTCATGGAGTACGACCCCGGCCTGTACTACGAATATGCAGTTGCAAGCGCCGATGTGCCCGGTCCCCACGACCGGCGCTCGATGCTCGCGAACGTGTCGCGTCCGTTCAAGGTCCTGTTCACCTAGGGTCCACAAGAGCGGCACGCTCATGCCAGCCCCCCGGTCCGCGTTGTGCGGGCCGGGGGATTTTTATTTGGGTGGATCTGAGAGAGTCCTGGCAGTCATGGCCCACCAAGGCAGAGCGCCAAAGGAAGCCGGGCAGTCCTACATCAGCTCCCGCCAAGCCAAAGACTTTCAGTTCGACTCTTCCCCGCGGGCGCGGATATATTTGATCTGTTCCTTGCCCCATACGTTGAGCTTGTTGAGCGCAGGAAGCAGCTCTCGGCCCCTCTCCGTCAAAGAGTACTCAACGCGTGGTGGCACTTCCGGGTACTGCACACGTACAACGAGCCCGTTCTCCTCAAGCTCCCGCAGGCATTTTGTGAGCATCATGTTGGTGATGCCCGTCACACCCCGCTTCAGCTCGTTGTAGCGGACCGCTTCCTGGTCAGCCAGGTGCCAGAGAATCGGCAGTTTCCACTTTCCCCCGATGATATCCAGGGCATAGATGATCGGGCATATCTCATCCCTTTCATACAGGGATTCGCCTTTGGGCAGGCTGACGTCATATGCTGTTTTCCTGCTCATGCTGTTCTCCTAACGCTCTGAATGGAGTGTATTTTTTTGGAAATCTAGGGAAGAAAAATATGCGTATATTTCATTTTCTTATTAGCCCTGCTAGACTGCAACGTCAATGATCCGGTGACCATCGCCTGCAAACACATCTCAAGGAGATTCTCATGAAAATTTATGCGGTGAACGGAAGCCCCAGAAAGAAAATGAACACGGCGGCTCTCCTGGAGTCTGCACTGGAAGGCGCGCGTGCGGCTGGCCAGGGCCCGGTGGAAACAGAAATCATCCACGTCTACGATTACGACCACAAAGGATGCATCAGCTGCATGGAGTGCAAGCGCCTCGGGGGCGCGAGCTACGCGAAGTGCGCTGTCAAAGACAGCCTGGCCCCTGTCCTGGAGCGCCTGA from Oceanidesulfovibrio marinus includes:
- a CDS encoding formate dehydrogenase accessory protein FdhE, translated to MLDLLEKVANLQLDARETVQVPKPHEAELAEPVRRSQGAPILPREMFRVDKENAGALFEELLELACAAEGPLGEAAAVIRQAVDDGALAPLDAIEAYLAQDIEFFAEWEPKLGDAPRTLSFLAQAATTPSAIALGEVLSEHLDSSRTWLHGHCPVCGSLPLVAELRDRAGHKHCTCSFCRTDYRVPRLGCLFCGETDHKQLTFLTTKEEPGFRLDLCHSCKTYLKTLDFRELDRRALPLVDDLDSMALDILAAKDQWRRATFSGWGF
- a CDS encoding formate dehydrogenase accessory sulfurtransferase FdhD; the protein is MAQPQHAGPVNTQDAPRGLRTNTYRQYKDGEWRTIDDVTSPEVQVELVWPGAPVRTLWAYPRDLSRLALGHAFLELCAPGEIPAIEREEERRFTLAPSSSAKGQSGNGTDIPQKYPLTIRHLHGDEMVSRMQEFMGSEGRWNWTGCFHRAGLFNITDGTFLDIEEDIGRHNCIDRLAGWCVQNGLNCPARKSLALFVSARVTGSLAAKIARAGFGCVVSRSAVTEAAIATARSTPFSLAGFARDNRVTIFTDPNSRFEQSTP
- the mobA gene encoding molybdenum cofactor guanylyltransferase, which gives rise to MMHDSSTPTKSPGLTGLVLAGGRSRRLGRDKVVLPVSGRCMLEHMVDLLGPVCDRVWVSGRDAGSVGLGAPLHLEWVPDEVTGKGPLAGILTGLRKARGPVLAVACDLPLLDLATLEKLVAAWRNKPDNLVMTTYLQQETGFIESLVAIYDPAAEPLLANALERGRCKISAAIPEHLRCHIPYSLNDSQVFFNVNYPSDLAVLRRLGLVEETEP
- the moaA gene encoding GTP 3',8-cyclase MoaA; translation: MTTSHHPRALTDSHGRTVNYIRLSITDRCNLRCFYCRAGKDTPFMSHDEILRYEELLELIGIAEEMGVRKVRLTGGEPLVRRDFMDFFERAVTAYPKMDFRMTTNGVLLAPIAPRLKELGLRAVNISLDTLDPGRFKEITGLDAFGAVWEGIQACMDAGIQVKLNAVAMRGVNEADLPGFIELARNNPVHVRFIEFMPVGGGTTWETDRFWSSEDVLKEAGKYAELIPMPGPPRNSNFDEEAGNSRPSKPYTSGPARMYRIEGGQGALGVISALTNHFCDACNRLRISSDGRLRTCLFSDKEYKLRPALRHPKLGRESVKKIITQCGAIKPIGHEILKQLTRERRAVCDKRMSSIGG
- a CDS encoding transposase, encoding MDLVTYERLIHTDNSARKYLLGFCWKNHQRFCPRCRHRKLYPLSSGRRRCARCKYTFHDFTRRFLNIGNLSPQEWLRVIKLFELEVPQAVIASQTGLAPNTVAKALNTIRLAIAAQALDATQLYEVGLGTALLKSHAQTPPEHKGPGWPPVFGLVEQGGMAFLDILPDLNVESIIHFKRNFRLRTASLGSVVYTDRFSPYLSLLVSGPQEIWRDWQGNPVTHRDKGLTVDATQQFWRFAKERLRRYRGIAPERFPLYLKELEFRYNRRGTDIFEEVAKLLCTFVPDLG
- the fdnG gene encoding formate dehydrogenase-N subunit alpha: MEFNRRKFLQLSAATAAVGAFGGLGFSLTPATARAEQLKLKTREAKETTSVCCYCAVGCGLIVHTDTKTKRAVNVEGDPDHPINEGSLCAKGASIYQLGENKDRITKPMYRAPKSDKWEEKSWDWMITEIAKRVKQSRDESFSVKNDKGEVVNRTNGIASVGSAALDNEECWVYQSFLRSLGLVYIEHQARIUHSATVAALAESFGRGAMTNHWIDIKNSDCIWIIGSNAAENHPISFKWVTRAQEKGATLIHMDPRFTRTSAKADLYGSMRSGSDIAILGGMMNYILENDLYFKEYLANYTNASFLLADGYSFNDGLFSGYNPKTHKYDKSTWAFQKDDEGIPKQDLTLKDPATVFQHLKKHYSRYDLDTVCKVSGADKTALEEIYKTYAATGKPNKSGTIMYAMGQTQHTTGVQNIRALAMIQLLLGNIGVAGGGINALRGESNVQGSTDHCLLVHILPGYLGTPPASQQSFAVYNEKHTPTTKDPKSANWWGNFPKYSASLLKAMWPNQDLETGYSYLPKLEDGKNYTWLYMFDAMSAGEFSGFFAWGQNPACGGANANKNRRAMATLKWMVNVNIFDNETGSFWKGPEMNPKEIDTEVFFLPCAVSIEKEGSITNSGRWMQWRYAGPEKMGDTRADGDMIVELTRAIQELYKKEGGAFPDPIVNLDTSLWEKDGEFDAHGVAKLINGYFLKDVEIKGKVYKKGSLVPSFAFLQDDGSTSSGNWLYCNSYTEKGNMAARRDKTQTDMQSNIGLYPSWSWCWPVNRRIIYNRASVNQEGKPYAPEKPVIEWNGEKWVGDVPDGGWAPGTKYPFIMKPSGHAHVFGPGRNDGPFPEYYEPLECPINEQPFSAQLHNPTALQFSKEKKAVCDPRFPFICSTYRVTEHWQSGVMTRWTPWLLEAEPQMFVEMSEELAKLRGIANGEKCIVESLRGSLWAIAIVTKRLKPYTVMGQTIHQVGIPWHFGWVHPKDGGDSANLLTPSVGDPNTGIPETKAFMVNVKKA
- a CDS encoding 4Fe-4S dicluster domain-containing protein produces the protein MPKAFFIDTTKCTACRGCQVACKEWHNNPATETKQVGTHQNPQDLNYSTYKLVRFSEKEVDNKLHWLFFADQCRHCIVPPCKEVADMDVEGAIIIDEETGCVYYTEKTAELSDPEGPIMACPYNIPRKDPNSNRLAKCDMCLDRVQNGMKPACVQVCPTGTMNFGDYEEMKELAQKRLAEVKKTRPAAVVGDPDYHRCFYLMEYDPGLYYEYAVASADVPGPHDRRSMLANVSRPFKVLFT
- a CDS encoding winged helix-turn-helix transcriptional regulator yields the protein MSRKTAYDVSLPKGESLYERDEICPIIYALDIIGGKWKLPILWHLADQEAVRYNELKRGVTGITNMMLTKCLRELEENGLVVRVQYPEVPPRVEYSLTERGRELLPALNKLNVWGKEQIKYIRARGEESN